In Beutenbergia cavernae DSM 12333, the DNA window CGCGAGCGGTGGTCGGTGGTGATCCCGAGTCGGAACCCGAGAGGGTTGACCTTCTGGCCCATCAGCGAGCTCCTTCCTTCTGCCGCTCAGCGACGATCACGGTGATGTGGCTCGTCCTCTTGAGGACCTGGTTCGCACGCCCCTGGGCGCGCGGCCGGAACCGCTTGAGTGTGGGCCCCTCGTCCACGTACGCCTCGGCGATCACGAGATCCGCCGGGTCGAACCGGACGCTCGCCGTGTCCGCCTTCACGCGGGCGTTGGCGACCGCGCTCTCGACGACCTTGCGCACCGTCTCGGCGGCTGCCTGCGGAGCGAAGCTCAGCACGGCGACGGCCTCGGCAGCGCCCTTGCCACGGATGGTGTCCACGACACGGCGAGCCTTCTGGGGCGTGACGCGCACGAATCGCGCCTGCGCCTTGGCTTCCATGGTTGTCCTGCCTGTCTTCTCGTCTGGTCCGTCAGGTCCGCGCCGCCTCAGCGGCGGCGGGCCTTCCGGTCGTCCTTGTCGTGGCCGCGGTACGTGCGGGTGGGGGCGAACTCGCCCAGCTTGTGCCCGACCATCGCCTCGGTGACGAACACCGGGACGTGCTTGCGGCCGTCGTGCACGGCGAAGGTGTGGCCCAGGAAGTCCGGCGTGATGAGCGACCGACGCGACCAGGTCTTGATGACGTTCTTCGTGCCCTTGGTGTTCTGGTCGTCCACCTTCTTCTGCAGGTGGCCGTCGACGAACGGGCCCTTCTTGAGGCTGCGAGGCATTGTCCGTACTCCCTATCAGC includes these proteins:
- the rplV gene encoding 50S ribosomal protein L22, encoding MEAKAQARFVRVTPQKARRVVDTIRGKGAAEAVAVLSFAPQAAAETVRKVVESAVANARVKADTASVRFDPADLVIAEAYVDEGPTLKRFRPRAQGRANQVLKRTSHITVIVAERQKEGAR
- the rpsS gene encoding 30S ribosomal protein S19, which translates into the protein MPRSLKKGPFVDGHLQKKVDDQNTKGTKNVIKTWSRRSLITPDFLGHTFAVHDGRKHVPVFVTEAMVGHKLGEFAPTRTYRGHDKDDRKARRR